Genomic window (Streptococcus suis S735):
ATAAATGAGTCGTTGTACCACCTGCACCTGTCAAACCACCATTTGAATCCTTATAATATAAGTGAACCGTGTAGGTACCTGTACGATACTTATGGTCCTTCTTATTAACAGTTAACTTATAACTGCCATCTGACTGACGAGTAGCTTCATACCAACGTATATCGTCTGACTGGGACCAGGTAGGTAAGAGAACACTTGCTATATCTTTCGGTGATGAAACATTAGTAACACGAACATCAAAGGTACCTTGGGCATCATTACGATTTTCAATTGTGATTGTACCTGTTGGCTTCGCTTCTGATAAATGAGTTGTTGTTCCACCTGCACCTGTCAAACCACCATTTGAATCCTTATAATATAAATGAACTGTGTAGGTACCTGTACGGTACTTATGGTCCTTCTTATTAACAGTTAACTTATAACTGCCATCTGACTGACGAGTAGCTTCATACCAACGTAAATCATCCGTCTGTGACCAAGTGGGTAAGATAATACTTGCTATATCTTTCGGTGATGAAACATTAGTAACACGAACATCAAAGGTACCTTGGGCATCATTACGATTTTCAATTGTGATGGTACCTGTTGGCTTCACTTCTGATAAATGAGTTGTTGTTCCACCAGCACCTGTTAGGCCACCACTTGAATCCTTATAATATAAATGAACCGTGTAGGTACCTGTACGATACTTATGGTCCTTCTTATTAACAGTTAACTTATAACTGCCATCTGACTGACGAGTGGCTTCATACCAACGTAAATCATCCGTCTGTGACCAAGTGGGTAAAATAACACTTGATATATCTTTCGGTGATGAAACATTAGTAACACGAACATCGAAGGTGCCTTGGGCATCGTTACGATTTTCAATTGTGATTGTACCTGTTGGCTTCGCTTCTGATAAATGAGTTGTTGTTCCACCTGCACCTGTTAGGCCACCACTTGAATCCTTATAATATAAATGAACCGTGTAGGTACCTGTACGATACTTATGGTCCTTCTTATTAACAGTTAACTTATAACTGCCATCTGACTGACGAGTGGCTTCATACCAACGTAAATCATCCGTCTGTGACCAAGTGGGTAAAATAACACTTGATATATCTTTCGGTGATGAAACATTAGTAACACGAACATCGAAGGTGCCTTGGGCATCGTTACGATTTTCAATTGTGATGGTACCTGTTGGCTGTGTAACATTGACCGAACTGGAAGCTGTACTGACTCGAGCACTTGGAACACTTGTAGAGCCATTCGAACTTCCTGCAATCGTATTTGAAGAACTTCTTGTCAGCGAATTCGAAGTACTACTTGTTGCACCTGCTGTCAAACTAGAATTAACCGTTGAGCTTGTAGTAGTCGAAGTTGCTTCCTCCTCAATTTTAGACGGAGTTGCATCACTATTATCCAAAGCAGTAGGCTTCTCAGCCGCGCTTACGACATCCTTCTTCCACTCGAAACTATAATCTGATAAGGTCTGAAAACTTCCATCTGTTAATTGTGCTGTTAACTTCAGCGAAAAGACTTGGTCTTCCTCCGCAAATGCAGACCGATCCAAAACCGCTACGTATCTACCCTGCTCATCCATTGAGAATGTGACAGTAATGCCGCTATTTGTTTCAGAGCTAAACTGGGCTGTAACACCAATAATTTCCCCTTGAATGTTCGATAGAATAGCTTTAATCTGACCAGCCTCATCAACGACAGATAACTGCCCGCCAGTTTCAGCAACCTGAGATGAAGAAACTTGACTAGATGGGGCATTTACCATATCCGCTTGAACAAGCTGAGCATTCAACGCGGATGCACACAAAGAAAGAAATAATAACGTTCTTTTTTTCACAAACATCTCCTTTATGTATTTCACATGTAAAAACAACTATATTTCTCAAAATAGATGCAATTACACTAATCTTCTATTTTTCTTCTTGCTTATTTGTCAATAACCAACCAGCAAAAATTGTTATGAGTCCTAGTACAGTTAATGGAAGACTAGATTTCCCTGAAGTTTTTGGCAATACCTTAGCATTATCATTTGGGATAACCTTTTTCTGACCTGCTTCGGAAATATTGCCTTTGCCTGTAGCTACATCAGAAATCTGACCGCCCCCTTGATCTGGAACGGTCTGCAAATCATTTGAGCCATTTGTAGCGCTTTGACTTGTTTGTACCCCGGTATTTTCAGTCTTAGCTGTACTTTTATCCTCGACTTTTGATTGTAGACTAGCAGTTAGTTCTGCAATCTGTCGGTCCATTTCTGAAAAGTCATACGGAAATTTTGGTTGCGAAGCAGTTGCAAGAGCTTGACCATATCCTATAGTTGCAGATGTAATAGATTCTAAATTAGAGTTTCCACTTTCCAATAATCCAGCTAATTCTTGTCCAGTTGCTTCTGCATAAGCAATATAATTATCAATCGCTGCCGACTCTTTATTCAGTAGTTCAACGATAACTTCTCTAGCGTATTTCAATGCAGCCAATTCGGCTTCAGGAGTACTTGCATCATCTTCAGACTCGTACTTAGAAACTATAGCCGCCGCTTCTTCTCTTCCGCTTTTTCCAGCGACTGTAAGTGTCTCAAATAAGTAATGGTAATGTTGGGCTATGCTACCAATTAAATTTGCTTCGAGTTCATCTAAAACAACAACTTGCTCTGCTGTTAAGTTTGCCTTCAAGTCTGCAATTTCTTCATCCCACGCAGCTTCAGCACTACCCGAAGCCATTTCTTCCATCATTCCCTCAAGAAACGCCAATCTATATTCTTGCATATCGATAGTCATTTTAGCTTGAATATATTCACGTACGGCAACTTTTTCATCATCAGTTAAATGATAGGTCGTACTTTGACTTGTCTCTGCTGCTACAACTGGAACAGCTCTGGACGGTAATGTAGCACCTCCTAGTAAAGCCAGAAAAATTCCTGACATCAACAACGGCTTAACAATCGCTTTCTTTTTCATACACATCTCCTGTAGACTATTTCTTTTCTTGTTTATAGAATGCTTCCAATGCTTCTTGCCAAGTTGGGATGACAAAACCTGTCGCCTTTGCCTTGTCCAAGCTCATGGTTGAGTTGAATGGACGTTTTGCCTTGGCTGGGAACTGGCTAGAATCCACTGGCAATACCTTGGTGTTGGTATCCTTGAGGACTTCCGTCGCAAAGTCAAACCAAGTCGTATCTTCTGCTGCATCGTTTGACAAATGGTAGTAACCAAATGCTTGCTTGGTGTCCACCAAGTGTACCATGAATTCCGCAAGGGTACGGGTCCAAGTTGGACGACCGTGTTGGTCATTGACAACCGTCAAAGTATCGCGGGTTTCCGCAAGATTTTGCATAGTGAAAACAAAGTTTTTACCGTAGTTACCAAAGACCCAAGCTGTACGAACAGTGTAGAATTTGTCAGCAAATTTCTCAACTGCTTCCTCACCCTTGCGCTTGGTGCGACCGTATTCAGATTGAGGATCCGGTTGGTCATCTACTTGCCACTCTTTGCCGACTGGCAAAT
Coding sequences:
- a CDS encoding GBS Bsp-like repeat-containing protein; this encodes MFVKKRTLLFLSLCASALNAQLVQADMVNAPSSQVSSSQVAETGGQLSVVDEAGQIKAILSNIQGEIIGVTAQFSSETNSGITVTFSMDEQGRYVAVLDRSAFAEEDQVFSLKLTAQLTDGSFQTLSDYSFEWKKDVVSAAEKPTALDNSDATPSKIEEEATSTTTSSTVNSSLTAGATSSTSNSLTRSSSNTIAGSSNGSTSVPSARVSTASSSVNVTQPTGTITIENRNDAQGTFDVRVTNVSSPKDISSVILPTWSQTDDLRWYEATRQSDGSYKLTVNKKDHKYRTGTYTVHLYYKDSSGGLTGAGGTTTHLSEAKPTGTITIENRNDAQGTFDVRVTNVSSPKDISSVILPTWSQTDDLRWYEATRQSDGSYKLTVNKKDHKYRTGTYTVHLYYKDSSGGLTGAGGTTTHLSEVKPTGTITIENRNDAQGTFDVRVTNVSSPKDIASIILPTWSQTDDLRWYEATRQSDGSYKLTVNKKDHKYRTGTYTVHLYYKDSNGGLTGAGGTTTHLSEAKPTGTITIENRNDAQGTFDVRVTNVSSPKDIASVLLPTWSQSDDIRWYEATRQSDGSYKLTVNKKDHKYRTGTYTVHLYYKDSNGGLTGAGGTTTHLSNPSAQRSYTVYIDPGHGGRDSGASYGGVHEKNLALSVSNKLRENLLQYGINVLMTRTGDYDVDFKTERSRMTNASNADLFISIHFNATGAGVSNATGIETYWYQYNPEYQPKINKEMHNNPTRLAESEILANKVQESLIKETGAVNRGVRRETFAVLRETAIPAILVELGFMDNPSELQVIKQDSYHTRLAKALAQGVMNWYGAVEGK
- a CDS encoding LPXTG cell wall anchor domain-containing protein, whose protein sequence is MKKKAIVKPLLMSGIFLALLGGATLPSRAVPVVAAETSQSTTYHLTDDEKVAVREYIQAKMTIDMQEYRLAFLEGMMEEMASGSAEAAWDEEIADLKANLTAEQVVVLDELEANLIGSIAQHYHYLFETLTVAGKSGREEAAAIVSKYESEDDASTPEAELAALKYAREVIVELLNKESAAIDNYIAYAEATGQELAGLLESGNSNLESITSATIGYGQALATASQPKFPYDFSEMDRQIAELTASLQSKVEDKSTAKTENTGVQTSQSATNGSNDLQTVPDQGGGQISDVATGKGNISEAGQKKVIPNDNAKVLPKTSGKSSLPLTVLGLITIFAGWLLTNKQEEK
- the rfbD gene encoding dTDP-4-dehydrorhamnose reductase is translated as MILITGANGQLGTELRYLLDERGVDYVAADVAEMDITDADKVDAFFAEVKPSVVYHCAAYTAVDMAEDEGKELNYKINVTGSENVAKATAKYCATLVYISTDYVFNGDLPVGKEWQVDDQPDPQSEYGRTKRKGEEAVEKFADKFYTVRTAWVFGNYGKNFVFTMQNLAETRDTLTVVNDQHGRPTWTRTLAEFMVHLVDTKQAFGYYHLSNDAAEDTTWFDFATEVLKDTNTKVLPVDSSQFPAKAKRPFNSTMSLDKAKATGFVIPTWQEALEAFYKQEKK